The genomic region GACACATGGGGTAGGAACCTCAGAAAACTGGACAGGGCAGGCATTCTGGACTCTCAAGTGCCTACTAGGCCTGGTGACTATTGCCTGAAACCTCTCCAGTTGGATTCAGAGGTGAATTCAAGTATAACTTGCTTATTTGGATAGATTGAAGGAAGAGCTTACAGAAAGCACATTTGCACAAGGACTAAGAAGCAGCTTGACAAAGAATTAGTTAGAAACAAAGAAGGAGCTCTCAAGACAGtattaaaacagtaataaaactttttcatttggaaaaaagaaatatatttatgtaaaacacGTAGTGTAAAAGGTATGGTCAAATCACTATACACGTTATCTCATAAATTTACCATAGAGTTTAAAATATTGGTGGGGGGGAGAGCTAAATAATATTACTGAAAGTAAAACATTGTAGATAAAGCATCTGACGAGCATAATATGCTAACAGTGCTTGAGaatccaaacagaaaatgttGCACGTGCATGAAGAGACCAATGGCTGACCTTGAGGATATTTAGTAAATGGAGAAGACCACTCAAAAGGCTCCCAAGGTGTTTCCTCCCTtctaggaaaaaattaaagtcagGGTACCCTCTTGTTCCTCAGAAAACAAGTTCCAGTCAAGACCATAGTTACCCTCACAGAGAAAATCACCGACGTTGCCACCTGTCTTCAGCTGGAGAGACGACCAAGAATCATCGGTGTTTCTTTTACTAACTTAATGATTAAGAATAGAACTTTTGCTGCTGTTAATAGGCTGGCAAGGAGCACAGGTTTTAAAACTTGAAACTTCAAACTCGGAAAGTCTGGAGACAACCTCTTACCAGTAACACGGTTCATCACCTCTAAACAAAGTACGTAAATTCTAAAATCCTAAAACGAGAGCAATAATGACAATCGCTTATAGGATATTTACTATATCCCAGGAGTTAAGCTAGGAATGTCATGTCAATTACATTCAAAATCACACAGTTACCCTGTCCTACCCAAGTCTTGCTAATTGATACCTTAAATTCCGGCCACCACAATGCACCTGGCACATCACATCCCCTCAGAGTCACTTGCATGTGAGAACTTATTCTAATATTTGAGGCTCTAATATATGAACTGGACAGAAACGTGAAGGCCCAAAGCCAAACACAGACTTTCCATGCTCCTCTGACACCTTTAGCTGCTAGACCAGTTGTTATTGTGGTGGCTGCAATTCAGATTGTGGTTCATTGGACAGTAAAAAATATCAGAACTTGAAGTAAAATATGACTATTTCATACACTTTCAGATGCAGCAGCTCGTCTAAGAAATATTTATGGTAAAATCCAAATTCTCTGGAAAAGTTGATGATTTGGGTACAGAGTAAAGGATGAAGGGTTTGGAATTGATgactttgatatatttattttatgtgacGCCATGATCATGAGGGTCTCTCTGGTGTTGACAAGAATACTAGAAGAGTCTAGAAGTATCTAAATCAGCCCTCACAATGGATGCCTGAAGACAAATATGTGGTTGAGAAGGGATGAAGGATGAGGAGAGAGTGCTGGGATGGGAAATCACATAAAACTATGTCACCCGCAGCTAGATGGGGCCACCAGTCTTTCTCTTAGGCCTCTTGCAAGATATCAAGCTTCTTCCAGCCTGTTGTTTTCTGATAACACTGAGGCTTAAAGAAAGAGCCCATGTAACATAAGTGTTTCCTAACTGATTAGAGATATTCCTTTAattaaagatgaatttttaaattagcaaTAAATTCCTTTGTAGATGGATAGAGTCTACCTCACAAGTTGATTAGTAATTTAATTtgctgtggtttgtttttttggatttttatataATATCATCAGATTTTGCCAATGATATCTTGTGGACCtttggaaaaagagaagaaaatatgatagtaaaagattttttgttttgttttgttgcataGCATGCTTTCTGATGGGGTAGGAAATTCCCTGACCTGTCCTCAAGAACTCCAAGAATCTCCAAACAATACATGCACAGACACAATCATCATACACTCACATGCACAGatgtatgcacacacaggcacgtgACATTTGTATactaaaaagaaattccaaaaccCCTTTGGACAGATTCTACATTAAACCATTGACTTGTCAAAGCTCATTTCCTACGGAAGGGACAGAAGTTTTTCCCATCATATTCCAGAGGCTTGCATGgctccaggaggaaaaaaaaaatactagttacATCTGTGAAAGTTTCTAAGAGTTCAAGAATCAAAAGAGTGGTGCCAGCCACTAAGCCAATCACTATTACCTTCATGATTTCCCTTGGATTTTGCTTTGGCTCTGGGGTAGGAATATTTGAATCAAGCAAACTTTGTGTGGAAGCATTGTAATCATTCTGCTGAGAAAAGACAAGTCTCTGGGCAGTGAGAGATGGCCAGACAAATATGAATGGAAGCACATAGCTGAGATTGGGTTATGTCATTCAATGGACAAAGAGGTAAACAATAATTAGGAGAGAAGTCCTCCTTcatgcataaaataaataagtaaaaatattctaGGGGCACGTGGGTATCTCTCTTAAGcgcccaactcctgatttcggctcaggtcatgatctcacggtttgtgggttcaaaccctgaatcaggctccatgctatcagcttgggattccttttctctctgccccttgccttctctcattctctctgtctctccctctttctcaaaaataaaaaaaaaaataaataaataaataaaaaaactttaaaaaatacaaaaaataaataagtaaaaatattttaaagttctggTAGTCTGCTGAATTTCGTTATATCCCTAATAGGTACATGGCACTATATGTTAAATCTTAAGGCTTTTTGatactatttattttgttattaatgcCTGATTGTTCATGACACAAGGAGAAGCTCTAGATATGTAAGAACAATACTtgcaatcaaataaaaaaaagatattacctTGAATTTGCTTCAATTCAATTACTTTGTTTACCATTTTAATTTGTGCCAAGTTTAttgttagaaaaacagaaaagggtgcctgtgtggttgagcattcaactcttgatttcggctcagatcataccaaggtcatgggatcgagtcctgtgatgggctttgtgctgagcatgaagcctacttaagagtgtctctctctctctgtgcccctttcccctactcacacactatctcacgctctctctctctctctctctcaaattaaaaaaagcaaagaaaaaaggaagataaaaaagtaaagatatacCACATACTCTTCCTGCTCAAACTAGAAAAAAACGCAGTCCCCACGAAGAAGCCACTAGTATAGGACATAGGATTATTTGAAACAGAGAAAACATACTGCTGAATAGGAACAAAAGAACAGGGCAGAAATCTGGTCTGTTGGATCTGCAAAATCTTCCCGAAtgagaaaacattaaatatgtgaATTATACGCAAGACATGGACCTTcgagcatgggggtggggaattCTGAGCAGAAGAAGAGCTGAAATACAGCCATAGAGCTGATAGATTCCAGAGTATGTTTGGAGAATATAGATGGACCCAGTGTAGGCGGATGAAAGCATCCGAGCAAAGAGACATACAGGAGGAAAGGTAGGGAAAGAGGGAAGTGCATAACTTGAGTTTTCATTACACCTTATGCCAGGCTAAAGCTTGCTTCACATGTGTTGGTCTAAACGATATTACACCTTCATGAGGTATAATATCACCCCATTTCATAGACACTTTGAAAATGCGACTTAAATAATTAAAGCAAATTGCCAAGACCCAGAGACAGTATGTCACCCATTTCTCCTTGACCCAAAGCCTGTCATTGTAACGTCGTACCTTCTCCCAATGTTGTGACCTCTGATATTAGCAAGTCAGACCAGGTCCAATTTGGGAAGATTTATGATAAACAAGTGAGAAggttggattttattccaaggaATATaagattccatatatatatttttggagcTAGCAGTGATGGGATCAGAGATGTGCTGTAGAAGGGCAtctcttaaattcctcaaatCAAGTGCTCACGTCTGGAACTAATTGGACAGACTGCAATGTGGAATTACAGTGACTTGTGTCTTTGGCTCATATGATGTCAGAAATCATTCAGCCCAGCTCCCTCAAAGAAACCTTATACGCCTTCTATAACATCTCAAATGATAAATTCTCTGGGCACACAGGATTGAAAGCATAATGAATATGACATGATTTACTTGCATTCTGAATGGGCCATTTTAGACCACACTTTCTGCATGGCGGTTTTCATCTCCGTGTTTCTCAGGGTATAGATGAGAGGATTCAGCATGGGGGCAATCACCGTGTAAAACACGGAGATTTCCTTATCCTTGTTCTCACTCCCTGCAGGTAAAACGTAAGTATAGATACAGGGCACAAAGAATAAAACCACCACCATTACGTGAGAGCTGCAGGTGGAGAGAGCTTTGCGTCGCCCTGCGGAGGAGCGGGTCCTAAGATTATATAATATGAGTATGTAAGAAGCCACCAGGACAAGAAAAATGACAACCACCACCATCCCTGAATTAGCAATCACTAAGATACTAACAACACGAATGTCTCCGCACACCAGTTTCAAAAGAGGCTTCACATCACATATGTAGTGATCTATCTGATTAGGACCACAGAAAGGTAAGTTGAGTACCATGAGCAACAGAGCAATGGAGTGCCAAAAACCCACGGCCCAGGCCGTGAAGATCAACATGTTACACCTCTGCCGGTTCATGACGACCGTGTAGTGCAGGGGCTTGACAATGGCAACATAGCGGTCAAAAGCCATGGACACCAAGATGAATATCTCCACACCCGCCAGCAAGTGGGCAGCGAAGAGCTGGGTCATACAATTGTTATAGGAGATGTTTTTTCTTGCGGCGCCTAAGTCCCTGAGTAGCCTGGGGACCACGGTGGAGGTGTAGCAGAGATCCATGAGGGAAAGGTGACAGAGAAAGTAGTACATCGGCTGTTCGATTAGATGGCTGCAGGTGATTGTGAGCAAGATGATGAAGTTGCCCATTAAGACAGCCAAGTAACAGAgcaggaaccagaaaaagaacagGAGCTCCATTTGCTTATTTCCCCACAGACCCATGAAAACAAATTCTGTGACATTGTTCTGATTTTCCATGAGGTTGAGTTGAGTCCAGGGACACAATAGAAATTTAATTCATCTGAAATGATACAGAACATACGACACGTTTAGagtcctttttgcttttttggagGATATTTACACTGAAAAATATGTAGGTCACAAAGGAACTATtgcatttaatcttttaaatccCTCTGGTTTGATGCcattattatatttcaaatgatACTTAATGACAGCATACTATATGCTGGGTGCTTTTACAAACATTTTGCGTGCATTTAATTCATAATATCCAAATAGTTACTATTCTGATACTCATTTGACAAGTGGGGGAACAAAAATGGGTGGGTTTGGATAATAATACCAATTCTTTCAGATGTTAAGTAGCAACCTAAGATATGATCCTGTATCTGATGCTAAGTTGTATGCTCTTGAGAGCTATGCTACATTATCCACTGACCAAATGGACTTCCGTCCATTTTCCACCTCCTTaaacagtatgttttttttttcatctctagcATTAACACACAAATAACTGTAAGtaatcccctccccttctctatgccatatataataatttataaaatcccAACCTAACACCACATTCTGTGCATTGAGTGGAATTAATATTcttcaaatgaaagcaaaatcaAGGTTCTTAATTGTAGCAGATAAATAACCTGAATTCATTGATAACAAATCCAGTGACTCTCCTTCTTGGCAGTTTGGTCAAGAGTCAGGACATGGAGATACAGAAAATAGGTATTTGGAAACACTATTTGGGCATCTGAAAACAGGAACACGGGTTCTTGTTATATAAaagctttccctttttcctaatcattctaaatacacattttagaGGTTGCTGTTAACATGTTAGAAACACTGAGGACAGGTAGTTGTTGTCTGGTACATATCGAAGAACCCAGTGTGATTAAAGAATGTCCTGCATATTTAGCGATGCGTTTAGAACAGTGCAACCACTTAGACTGAGTAGacccaggagcagagagtgaaTATGTGGAGACATCACCTTTTACCCATAACCAAGCGTCCTCCGCAGCAAAATCATGATTTTCCTAAAAGACTGTTGATGTCTCGGAATTACTTTAACGGTACCAACGGCGGAACAATATGATGCAGTGGACAGATCCCTCATCTAATGATCATGAAGGTGAGCATCCAGGCTCCCGTGTCTTGTTAACTATTTTTTGTTCACACTGAGCAATCCATTCTCCCCGATCCTCCCCCTTCAGCTGGTACGTGGAACTAAAACTTCTGGATCCAAGAGCAAAAGGAAGTCCATTTAAGAATATACAATAGAAGGCCTTATCATTCTAACTTGTCAGGTCCACAGAAGAGTACCCCCAACAATGTTTGAAGAGGAACAAATGGTTATATAAGAAGATACGTACCAGCATTTTCATCAGCTGATTGCCTTTACCTGTGGATTTTGTATTCTGCCACAACGGGACGGATTGAAGAACTTATATTAGACATACATTGAGGTTAAGGAAAAAACATTCTGTTGGTGTAAGTTTGTTCTGATTTCCACATAGAGCTTAGCAAAGTACTTTTATGTATAAATTGAGAATATCCAAGATGAATGTTTGTTTACATGGAAGAATATGATCAGTTAAAGGACATATAGAAATCCCAGAGTAGGTTTTTGTTAAAGTTGTAGAATAAGAACTAGAGAATCAAAACCGTAGAAAATGCAACTTTTGGTTTAGAATGTTTGCCGACATTGGCATAAGCCTCAACATCTAACAGATGGTCCAGTGCTTCTCAACCTACAATGCTTAAATATCAATTGTAAAAATAGAGATCAGTATAGAAAAAGATCCTTCCAAGCAGCTCCCATAAACTCTGTGCCGGGAatcttctggggaaaaaaaaaaaaaacgaattcGCAAaatctccctgtgcctctttgtttcctttcccttcccattttctctctccttctcactctcaaaatatcAACTATACTCACCCTTagtgtactcacccttcttcttgtgatgataggagatgataaaatgcctacacgATGAGAGGAAGTGAGGTGGATGAGATAGGCACAGGGAAGTAGgattaggctactattgaccttctcaCAGTACATCAGATGGAGATCGTCTGCCTCCAGACCGTGGGTGACAGAAGGTCACCGAAACCATGGAACATGAACCATGGGTAAAGGGGACTGCTGTATTATTGCCCCTGTTTTGCAAATAAGGGAACTTGTATCCAAGGTTACATAAATCCTAAGGGGGAGATCTCCATCTAAACCATTTGTGTATGATTTGGaagtttatgctttttttcatCTATGCTTAGATGTCTTCTCCTAAGTGAAAATAAAGGCTTAAAACCCTCATCAGTTGCACTCCAGCATTTTCCTGAATGCCCTCTCAAAATTGCCACcaagaaggggagcctgggtcgctcagtcagttaagcatctgcctcttgatttcagctcaaatcagtatctcccagtttgtgagttcgagtcctgtgtcgggctctgtgctaaaagtgaggagcctgctcgggattctctctgtcccccaaccctctcaaaataaataaataaactttaaaaaacactaatgaaattacagaagaaattaaaaattttaagtatgacATCAAATGTTGTATTAAATGAAGACTTGTGGAAATCATAATGATTTCATCTTTatctatattatatgtatttttatatataatattgtatacaaATGTCAAGGTGATCCTTCTGGCGGTTCCCTttactctctgtgtctgtgttatATTACAGCAGACATGGAGCATCTCCAACTCTCCTGTGAATCTTCCATCCAAAGAGCCTTTCACGAAAACATTGTTGGGAATACCTTGAGTCAAAGCATGAGAGGGTCCTGAGGGGAAATCTCCCACAGGCATTTACAGAAGCCGATGTGTGTgtgattataatttaaaaaatacagcccATGTTATTATAGCGGTCATATAGACGACCTTGAGGCTTACTTCATTTATCTCTAGTAATTCAATACTTCTGAATGTTGTAATACTGATGTAATATGGGCAtctatttttctctcccccttctcctagAATAATTTCATCAAAGCCTGGAGATATgtattacatacacatatagatTTTAAATTGTTCATATCATCTAATGAGGTAAATATGCAAAGAGAGTATAGAAGAGTAGTAATATTTTACTCATCAACATGGAATCATTGCCATTAGCGTGAAGAGTTTGAAATTATCCTCAATGGTTAATTACACCCATTGGAAACTTAGAAGTCATGCACATTGTTTTGTGTTACCAGGTATCACCTAATATTAGGGTACCAGTTAGGATTTGGAAAGTGCCACAATGCATCGTtagttattttccttattttagtttatttttgttttactttgagtAAATCAGGTTTAATAAATTGAAGCCCTTGGTTCACGCTAGGTCCATCTAaggtctaattttattttattttttctgcattgCTCATTTCCACGTCTGCTTGCCACTTCTGTGCCCCCACTGTACTCAGTCATACTCAACTCCATGAGCCCCAGGACCTTGCACATTCCTTGTGAGTTTCCTCTAATTGTCCACGTCTTAAAAATAACCTCTCGCAACACTCCTTAAATAATGGTAGTTGCCTCTGTCTTCTGGCTGCAGACCCTGCTTCATGCATGCACTTAATAATGTAGCCTCTAATTCCACACAACAAGGTTAGAGAAATCCACATGAGGAAAAATATGAATCCACCTTCACAGTGGAAGATGGCAATGTTCCTTTTTCAATTATTGgtgaggagagaaggcaggaagttCAGAGGGTCTAAAAGATCTGAACAACAgaacttaaaatatatagaaatgtatgTAAAATTACACATCTAGCAAGGAGTATATATTTTTGCATGCTTAGATAGAATATGCATAAAATTGgttattagattatttttaaacgTCTCACTATATtgtaaagaaggaaacaatacaAAGTTCTGAGCACAATAAATAGTATAAGTAGGTCTAGATTTAGATATAGGTGGTTCtgaatataaacacacacacatatatactattAGGAAATTACATCTATTTTCTGCAAAATAGCTAAcaagttaagaaataaataatactggaaaattaaaaacctaCCTAGACTTAAACTATAAGGAACCTACTACCTGTCCAGGTTTATAGGATGCAGGGATAGTGGtgcttttgaagaaaattataaccttaacattttcattagaaacaaagaaaatctgaaaaggatGCTATCTTTAGAAGACAGGAGCACATAAAAAAGTAATAAGGCAAATGCCatatatttcactcatgtgtggaatttaagaaacaaaacagataaacatacgggaaggggggaagagaagagagggaaacaaaccacatacccttaatgatagagaataaactaAGAGTTggtagagggaggtgggtgcGAGAggggctggatgggtgatgggtattaaaaagggctcttgctgtgatgagcactgggtgttgcacggaagtgatgaaccactgaattctattcctgaaaccaatattgtactgtatgttaactaaataaaatataaatataagaaatttttaaaaggtaataagaaaaaacataagGCAAATCATggtagaaattaaaaggaaacacaaaatacaaaagaaagagcaaCAAATTTTAATGTGGGATCTTGGAAAAAGCCTTTCAAAATAGTTCAGCTTTTATCAATATGGatcagtataaaataaaaaaagataaatatataatgttaatgAAGGATAACATAACTACTGATAAAActggagatgaaaaatataaaatattatcaacaaCTAAATGCCAATAATGTTGAAGgcatacacaaacaaacaaagatgtTTCTACAAAAAATTATACCCAAACTAACTTCAGAGGAATTACAAAAGATGGCTAGTCTATAACTAGTAAAGAacagaattcattaaaattaatccCATAAAAGAAATACCCATCACAAATGGATTTACAACATTTTATCAAAATAGATTACTCCACTCTTTTATAGAGTTTCTCATAGATGAGTAAAAATCAAACTTTCATCCATTCATTGTGAAAGACTAGGTTTCAAGGAAATACAATTGTTCACTGGTACTTTTCCTCCTGAAATTAAGACTGTAATagtcttaacaaaatattaaattactttaaatgtgtataaaaattaacattcCTTTACCAAGTATTATCCATTCTATAATACGTTTATTATTAGAAATTTGATAAATATATCCacaaaattggaaattaaaagtgaaaaaccaaatagtcatttcaacagatgcagaaaaagtacaTAATAAACTTATATGTTTATCATATAAATGTTTACCAGTATTAAATTCAAAAGTATATTAATGATATAAAGGAATTTTCTTGACGCTAAAAATAATGGTTCTTAAAAGCTCTACTGAAAACATTATCCTAAAGGGATTAAGTTAAATACATTCTGCTTACATTAAGAATGAGAcaaaatgatggggcgcctgggtggctcagccagttaagcatcggattcttggtttctgctcaggtcatgatctcacagttcgtgagttctagccccacactaTGTTGGcagcgcggggcctgcttgggatcctctctctccctctctgtctgcctctccccttcttgtgctctctgtctcacaataaacaaataagtgtAGAAAAAAACGAATGAGACAAAATGTTCATTTCTATCGTGATTTCTATTCAACACTATTATGCAGCGCAGTAAGACAGAAATCTGATATGCAGGTaatgggaaggaggaaataaagttgatattatttgcagatgacatgatcattcACATGCAAAATCCAAAAATTTTATAGATATGATTAGAAATAGCAGAGATGCATAGTGCCAACCATAAGATTAATATACAATATTCAAATACATGTCTATTTGCCATCAATAAACAATAAGACATGTAATTAAAATAGACATGATTTACACTTGTCTTAGATAATGAAATATCAAGCAactaagattttctttaatttgttgtGTAGTATTCTGTTGTTTGGCTATGTCACAATTTGCTCATTCATCTACTAGTAAATTTTGAGATTATTTACAAttttgggctattacaaatagcCCAAGTTAGAGTCTTTGTATGCACATACGTTTTTGTTGTTCTTGCATAAATACCAGCGGAATGTCTGGGCCACATGTTAGGTGTCTGTTTAGCTATTTAAATCACTGCCTAGGATTTAAACTTTAATCTTAAActttaatttaaacttaaaaaagtttagGAACTATTAAACCTATTTAAAAGCTACCACAACCAGTGGAATGATTCATGAAGAAAGAAGCTGATACGCTTTGGGAAGAAAACATTGTGGAATTTTAACTTACTCAGCATTTCCCACTTCGCAGCTCAGTTGCAGCCATGGGGATGATGGCCCACCTTCCTCCTGTGGCTTTGCTGGTGCCACAACTTGACCTCGAAAACTTGGGATGGTATGTTTTGCACTTTTGGGGGCGCCCTGAAGAATTGGCTCACTAGCTTGATTTTGTTTCATCTACCTTAGAGACTTCTAGAGGCTGGAAAGGCCTGCAGGACAGATTTTAtcaaaagcatttgagaaaatgtaCTGGCTACAACTGCCTGAGGCAAAGTATAAGATAAGGAAAGCAGTAAATCGACTGAAAAATTTAGGAAGAATGAGGTTTGGAAAGTAGATACATGTGAGAATAAGGGCTATGAGAACCACCCATGTATATACCAGGGAATCTAGAAAACCATCTGTAGATGCTCAGGGCTGGATGGGTGCTGAGAAATGTTCAAGAAGACACTAAAATATTCACCACTCATGAAAGCAAGAagtgaaggctaaggcagagttTTAAACAGCCTGGCAAAGTACAGGCATACTTCAGGTATTGTTGACTCAAGTCCAGATCAccgcaataaagtgaatatcacaacAAAGTGAGTCAGTGGctattttggtttcccagtgcacatAAACATAAATTCAAGGATTGCTATAAAGCTCCATGATCAATGCTGTTTGGTATTGACGAAGAGGTAAACATTGAGACCTGAAACCAATAGAATGCCCAGAAAAAGGTGTAATTATGTGACTTTTTACAAAATGTCAAGTAATAAAATGGGGAAAGTATAAGCTTTTCCACAAATTATACTGGATCAATTGTATAtccacatgagaaaaaaaattaatcttaacCACAATCTCACTtcataccatgcacaaaaattaactcaaaatgacaCAGAGACCTACATGTCAAAGTTAAATATCCATAGTTAAATCCacagaaattccagaagaaaCCATTTTGACCTAAGCAGTACACCAACATTTAttagatacaaaataataaacattaatcataagaaaaaattagTATTCATCAAAGTTTTAAAACTGCTGCTATTCAAataacaccattttttaaatgaacaatctATGGACTAGGagaaaattttgtatatatacataacatatgtATGACAAAGACCTGTACTATATATAAAGAACAATTGTCACAGTGATAAGAAACCAGAACCGTTATTTTTGAATTATGCAAAGGACTTGAACAAAATTGCACAAAACAAGGGTTACAAATGgtcaataatatgaaaaaaactctcatcattagccatcaggaaaagaaaattaaaaccacagccATACATCACCACACGTCTCCTAGAATGACTCGAAGGAAAAACTAACAGTACCAAGTGACAAAGATGAGGAGCATCTGGGACTCTCCACTCGTGTTCTGCTGTCTCGCCACAATTTCAATGCTGCCTAGTATTCTGTACTGACCAGACCATAAGTCCCTAAGATAACTCATTGGGAGCCTTGTAGAGTTTTTATTCACTTCCGTAGCTTCCTGATACATGTGAAAACCAGCTTTTGGAGTCTTGACTTTAAAGTGGCTGCATGATCTTATGCCCTCATCGATCTAGTTCTCGAGCAATCCTTAGCAGGTtccaaaaaagttttattattgccAAGGAGACGGAAGTTCTCTCTGTGACGTGAGTCAATGGATTAATTACATCACAAGCCCCCACACTGGAATTATGGCATTTTTCCATTCACAGGACATGTAGCTTTCTTAGACACCCAAGTTTCACATAGAGAAGGGAACTCTCACATGTTTAGGTTCCAAGTACAAG from Panthera uncia isolate 11264 chromosome D1, Puncia_PCG_1.0, whole genome shotgun sequence harbors:
- the LOC125916194 gene encoding olfactory receptor 4P4-like, encoding MENQNNVTEFVFMGLWGNKQMELLFFFWFLLCYLAVLMGNFIILLTITCSHLIEQPMYYFLCHLSLMDLCYTSTVVPRLLRDLGAARKNISYNNCMTQLFAAHLLAGVEIFILVSMAFDRYVAIVKPLHYTVVMNRQRCNMLIFTAWAVGFWHSIALLLMVLNLPFCGPNQIDHYICDVKPLLKLVCGDIRVVSILVIANSGMVVVVIFLVLVASYILILYNLRTRSSAGRRKALSTCSSHVMVVVLFFVPCIYTYVLPAGSENKDKEISVFYTVIAPMLNPLIYTLRNTEMKTAMQKVWSKMAHSECK